In Streptomyces sp. DG2A-72, one genomic interval encodes:
- a CDS encoding S-methyl-5'-thioadenosine phosphorylase codes for MSVSGNTPVAEIGVIGGSGFYELLADAEEVRIGTPYGPPSDALMVGTVAGRRVAFLPRHGRGHRLPPHKINYRANLWAMRSVGVRQILAPCAVGSLRRELGPGTIVVPDQLVDRTSGRIQTFYDEGAVHVSFADPYCEHGREALLKAAAAAGIEAVDGGTMVVVEGPRFSTRAESRWFAAAGWSLVNMTGHPEAVLARELALGYAAVALVTDLDAGIDAVESVSQEEVFKVFAENTQRLRRIVLDATGMLPESDDFPSARALDGMTLPFDLP; via the coding sequence ATGAGCGTCAGCGGCAATACCCCTGTGGCCGAGATCGGCGTGATCGGAGGCAGTGGCTTCTACGAACTGCTGGCCGACGCGGAAGAGGTCCGGATCGGCACGCCGTACGGTCCACCATCCGATGCCCTGATGGTGGGCACGGTCGCGGGACGGCGGGTGGCGTTTTTGCCCCGGCACGGCCGTGGTCACCGCCTCCCGCCACACAAGATCAACTACCGGGCGAACCTCTGGGCGATGCGGTCCGTCGGCGTGCGCCAGATCCTGGCCCCCTGCGCGGTCGGCTCCCTCCGGCGCGAGCTGGGCCCGGGCACCATCGTGGTTCCCGACCAGCTGGTGGACCGGACCAGCGGCCGGATCCAGACCTTCTACGACGAGGGCGCCGTCCACGTCTCGTTCGCCGATCCCTACTGCGAGCACGGCCGCGAGGCGCTCCTCAAAGCAGCCGCCGCAGCCGGGATCGAGGCGGTCGACGGCGGCACGATGGTCGTGGTCGAGGGGCCCCGGTTCTCCACTCGCGCCGAGTCGCGGTGGTTCGCGGCGGCCGGCTGGTCGCTGGTGAACATGACCGGGCACCCCGAGGCGGTCCTGGCTCGTGAACTCGCCCTCGGCTACGCAGCCGTGGCCCTCGTGACCGATCTGGATGCGGGCATCGACGCGGTGGAGAGCGTCTCCCAGGAAGAGGTCTTCAAGGTCTTCGCCGAGAACACCCAGCGCCTGCGCCGCATCGTCCTTGACGCGACCGGAATGCTCCCCGAGAGCGACGACTTCCCGTCCGCCCGCGCACTCGACGGCATGACCTTGCCCTTCGACCTGCCCTGA
- the mtnC gene encoding acireductone synthase, with protein MILSAVRAVVLDIEGTTGSASHVHDVLFPYARERFASWFAAHRGEPAWAELMEELRIHTGDPQLDEGGAVEALTSWSDQDVKAPPLKRIQGLIWAEGYARATLTGHVYDDVPAALARWRQSGIARHIYSSGSEAAQRDWFAHSNHGDLSVLLNGYFDLSSAGGKRDPESYRAITRAIGVPAHETVFFSDVGEELDAATAVGWRAVAVRRPGDPRGPEVAGHPTVPALDDIRLHQRTRRGKEARA; from the coding sequence GTGATCCTGTCGGCGGTGCGGGCGGTGGTCCTCGACATCGAGGGGACGACCGGCTCCGCCTCCCACGTGCACGACGTGCTCTTCCCATACGCGCGGGAGCGCTTCGCCAGCTGGTTTGCGGCCCACCGGGGCGAGCCTGCGTGGGCAGAGCTGATGGAAGAGCTACGGATCCACACCGGTGATCCCCAACTGGACGAGGGCGGGGCCGTCGAGGCGCTGACGTCCTGGTCCGACCAGGACGTCAAGGCACCCCCGCTGAAGAGGATCCAGGGGCTCATCTGGGCTGAGGGCTACGCCCGCGCCACACTCACCGGCCACGTCTACGACGACGTGCCCGCGGCCCTGGCCCGATGGCGGCAGTCGGGTATCGCTCGTCACATCTACTCCTCGGGGTCGGAGGCGGCTCAGCGCGACTGGTTCGCGCACAGCAACCACGGCGACCTCAGCGTCCTCCTGAACGGCTACTTCGACCTGTCCAGCGCGGGCGGCAAACGGGACCCGGAGTCCTACCGGGCCATCACGCGTGCCATCGGCGTCCCCGCACACGAAACGGTCTTCTTCAGCGACGTCGGAGAGGAACTGGACGCGGCCACCGCCGTGGGGTGGAGGGCTGTGGCCGTACGGCGCCCCGGAGACCCGCGCGGCCCGGAGGTGGCCGGGCACCCGACCGTCCCGGCGCTGGACGACATACGGCTGCACCAACGGACAAGACGGGGAAAGGAAGCACGGGCATGA
- a CDS encoding pyridoxal-phosphate dependent enzyme produces MQEHIAEAVKRPDLISLQPDLVCLRFETMKIYSALGAVRHLLESGAVKPGDTLIDSSSGIYAQALALACHRYGMKCHIVGSTTVDRTLRVQLEILGVTLEQVQPSKNLRLDQELRVRRIAEILEANPSYHWMQQYHDSIHYYGYRDVAEVIDQEVPAGPLALVGGVGSGASTGAIGTYLREAGREVSLVGVQPFGSVTFGSEHVSDPDMIIAGIGSAIEFKNVRHELYDRIHWVNFDCALSGAVELLRASGIFAGLSTGAAYLTTQWERRRDDSRTYVFIAADTGHRYVESAYARHAEAQDIDSLKPHEITSLEELRHPWSTTSWPDLRASGDSWQPPVTQLRR; encoded by the coding sequence ATGCAGGAGCACATAGCGGAAGCGGTCAAGAGGCCCGATCTCATATCCCTGCAGCCGGACTTGGTCTGCCTGCGGTTCGAGACGATGAAGATCTATTCGGCTCTGGGGGCCGTTCGCCACCTCCTGGAGTCCGGTGCCGTCAAACCCGGCGACACCCTCATCGACAGCTCAAGCGGAATCTACGCACAGGCGCTGGCGCTCGCCTGCCACCGCTATGGCATGAAGTGCCACATCGTGGGATCCACCACGGTGGACCGGACCCTTCGCGTGCAACTGGAAATTCTCGGCGTCACCCTGGAGCAGGTTCAGCCCTCGAAGAACCTGCGCCTCGACCAGGAACTGAGAGTCCGCCGAATCGCCGAGATCCTCGAGGCAAACCCGTCGTACCACTGGATGCAGCAATACCACGACAGCATCCACTACTACGGCTACCGCGACGTGGCCGAAGTGATCGACCAAGAGGTGCCTGCCGGACCGCTGGCCCTGGTGGGCGGGGTGGGTTCGGGTGCTTCGACCGGCGCGATCGGCACGTATCTGCGCGAGGCGGGCCGGGAGGTGTCCCTGGTCGGCGTGCAGCCTTTCGGCAGCGTCACCTTCGGCTCCGAGCACGTATCGGACCCGGACATGATCATTGCCGGGATCGGCAGCGCCATTGAATTCAAGAACGTCCGGCACGAGCTGTACGACAGGATTCACTGGGTCAACTTCGACTGCGCGCTCTCGGGCGCAGTCGAACTCCTTCGGGCCAGCGGCATATTCGCCGGCCTGTCGACCGGTGCGGCTTACCTGACCACCCAGTGGGAGCGCCGCAGGGACGACTCCCGCACCTACGTTTTCATCGCCGCCGACACAGGCCACCGCTATGTCGAAAGCGCCTACGCCAGGCACGCGGAAGCCCAGGACATCGACAGCCTCAAGCCGCATGAGATCACCTCTCTCGAAGAGCTGAGACATCCCTGGTCCACGACCTCCTGGCCCGATCTCCGTGCCTCGGGTGACAGCTGGCAGCCTCCGGTAACTCAGCTGCGGCGGTGA
- a CDS encoding ABC transporter ATP-binding protein, which translates to MDLRLDGLSVVTDGKSLVRDLSLDVKSGQVVGLVGPNGSGKSTALRCVYRALRPSSGTVWVGEGELSRLTMRRSAQVIAAMTQDGAVDLDFTVEEVIALGRAPHLQGNQALSRREWELCERAMDQLDIRHLARRGVLTLSGGERQRVLLARALVQEPKILVLDEPTNHLDVRHQVELLSLLRGSGLTVLVVLHDLNLAAAACDRLGVLCEGRLVTTGTPEDVLTTELVDEVFGVKASIVSHPLTGDPQLLYSLTSSL; encoded by the coding sequence ATGGACCTCAGACTTGACGGGCTCTCGGTGGTGACCGACGGCAAGAGCCTGGTGCGTGACCTGTCCCTGGACGTGAAGAGCGGCCAGGTCGTGGGCCTGGTCGGTCCGAACGGCAGCGGCAAGTCCACCGCCCTCAGGTGCGTGTACCGCGCACTGCGCCCCAGCTCCGGCACCGTCTGGGTGGGCGAGGGCGAACTCTCCCGCCTGACGATGCGCCGCTCCGCGCAGGTCATCGCGGCCATGACCCAGGACGGCGCCGTCGACCTCGACTTCACGGTCGAAGAGGTCATCGCACTCGGACGCGCCCCCCACCTTCAGGGCAACCAGGCGCTCAGCCGCCGGGAGTGGGAGCTGTGCGAACGGGCGATGGACCAACTCGACATCCGCCACCTCGCCCGACGCGGAGTCCTGACACTCTCGGGCGGGGAACGCCAGCGTGTCCTGCTGGCCCGGGCACTCGTCCAGGAGCCGAAAATCCTGGTACTCGACGAGCCGACCAACCACCTCGACGTACGCCACCAGGTCGAACTGCTCTCGCTCCTGCGCGGCTCGGGACTCACCGTCCTCGTCGTGCTGCACGACCTCAACCTCGCCGCGGCCGCCTGCGACCGCCTCGGCGTGCTCTGCGAAGGCCGCCTCGTCACCACCGGCACGCCCGAGGACGTACTCACCACGGAACTCGTCGACGAGGTGTTCGGGGTCAAGGCCAGCATCGTGTCCCACCCGCTGACGGGTGACCCGCAGTTGTTGTATTCGCTCACCTCCTCCCTGTGA
- a CDS encoding iron ABC transporter permease, with amino-acid sequence MLACAVLLVVLLASVVVAIGLGAAVITPGETARYLWAAVSGGRIAADEVTTYQIIWQIRTPRVLLAALVGAGLSAIGVAIQAMVRNALADPFVLGVSSGASVGAVGVTVTGGLAALGIYAVSAGAFIGALIASLLVYVASSSRGALSPLRLVLTGVAMSLGFQAVMSLIIYFAPDSEATSMVLYWTMGSFGAATWGALPVVSVVVILGLVVLYRYGRALDVLALGDETAASLGISPDRHRKALLVLASLVTGVMVAVSGAIAFVGLVMPHLVRMVVGATHARVLAVAPLAGAIFMVWVDLVSRTLVAPRELPLGVITALVGVPVFITLMRRKGYMFGGR; translated from the coding sequence GTGCTGGCCTGCGCCGTTCTGCTCGTCGTCCTCCTCGCCTCGGTTGTGGTGGCCATCGGTCTGGGGGCCGCCGTGATCACGCCGGGGGAGACCGCACGGTATTTGTGGGCGGCTGTCAGCGGCGGCCGCATCGCGGCGGACGAGGTGACCACGTACCAGATCATCTGGCAGATCCGTACGCCACGGGTGCTGCTCGCGGCGCTCGTGGGGGCCGGGCTGAGCGCGATCGGCGTGGCCATCCAGGCCATGGTGCGCAACGCGCTCGCCGACCCCTTCGTGCTGGGCGTCTCCTCGGGTGCGTCCGTCGGAGCTGTCGGCGTCACGGTCACCGGGGGACTGGCGGCGCTGGGCATCTACGCGGTGTCGGCCGGTGCCTTCATCGGGGCCCTGATCGCGTCGCTCCTGGTGTACGTCGCCTCCTCCAGCCGGGGCGCGCTCTCCCCGCTGCGTCTCGTCCTGACGGGCGTGGCCATGTCGCTCGGCTTCCAAGCGGTGATGAGCCTGATCATCTACTTCGCGCCGGACAGCGAGGCGACCAGCATGGTCCTGTACTGGACGATGGGCAGCTTCGGCGCCGCGACCTGGGGTGCCCTTCCGGTCGTATCCGTGGTCGTCATTCTCGGCCTGGTGGTGCTGTACCGGTACGGCCGGGCGCTGGACGTCTTGGCGCTCGGAGACGAGACCGCCGCGAGCCTGGGCATCAGCCCCGATCGGCACCGCAAGGCCCTGCTTGTCCTGGCCTCGCTCGTGACGGGGGTGATGGTCGCCGTCAGCGGCGCCATCGCCTTCGTCGGACTGGTCATGCCCCACCTGGTGCGCATGGTCGTCGGCGCCACCCATGCCCGCGTGCTGGCCGTGGCGCCACTGGCCGGAGCGATCTTCATGGTGTGGGTCGACCTGGTGTCCAGGACGCTGGTGGCACCGCGCGAGCTGCCCCTGGGCGTCATCACCGCACTCGTCGGGGTGCCGGTGTTCATCACCTTGATGCGCCGCAAGGGCTACATGTTCGGAGGCCGCTGA
- a CDS encoding acireductone dioxygenase: MTLLQVMPEDDPESVLLRTRDHERIAEALRGCSVGFGRWPLRGTIAPDTSQEDVLSRYRTEIDELCAREGLQLVDVAQLHPEESPEWEERAAKARSTFLEEHRHAEDEVRFFAHGTGCFYLHLDGRVHAVVCEAGDLLSVPAGTRHWFDMGPRPEFAAIRFFEKEDGWVGDFTGDPIAQRFPRLDALLAPEAAT; encoded by the coding sequence ATGACGCTGCTTCAGGTCATGCCGGAGGACGACCCCGAGAGCGTGCTGCTGCGCACCCGGGACCACGAGCGCATCGCGGAGGCCCTGCGCGGCTGCTCGGTGGGGTTCGGCCGCTGGCCGCTGCGCGGCACCATCGCACCGGACACCAGCCAGGAGGACGTGCTGTCCCGCTACCGCACCGAAATTGACGAACTGTGCGCGCGGGAAGGGCTGCAACTGGTGGACGTCGCTCAACTCCACCCGGAAGAGAGCCCGGAGTGGGAGGAACGGGCGGCCAAGGCGCGCTCCACCTTCCTCGAAGAGCACCGGCACGCCGAGGATGAGGTGCGCTTCTTCGCCCACGGCACCGGGTGCTTCTACCTTCACCTCGACGGCCGGGTCCACGCGGTGGTGTGCGAGGCGGGCGACCTGCTTTCCGTACCGGCGGGCACCCGCCACTGGTTCGACATGGGTCCGCGCCCGGAGTTCGCCGCGATCCGCTTCTTCGAGAAGGAGGACGGCTGGGTGGGCGACTTCACCGGCGACCCCATCGCCCAGCGCTTTCCCCGACTCGACGCGCTCTTGGCGCCGGAAGCGGCGACGTGA
- a CDS encoding MFS transporter translates to MSIDAKDSATDRESAEAEEPLPSDLRMARTLWPVLLASAVGLLPFTIFSTYLVPISDEAGSSVAAMGGLRGLGGLAALLVGTALAPFIDRVRKEWAAAGGLAALGVSAALGASGDFILLAVFCLLVGASTSVLNPALTAAAADRFGTGKAAGRAATLVTATQSMTAMLAAPVVALPALLWGWEGDLVAVTAASLLLAVVFYVRGRNKAAEDTAKEERLSYLASFKALGAMPAVVPLLLISLLRTAVFMGYLAYLAAYYDERFELDPALFAFVWTLSGASFFVSNLLTGRITNAAEPRISTERMLVIGLVAALASVVGFYFTHWLPLALVLTSLHAASHAVVAACAVSLLVRRCGSLRGSALSLNAAGQSLGVFVGAALGGAGLGLAGYPGVAIVFGALVVLALGAAVLVHRAGQADEEETSGAPASA, encoded by the coding sequence GTGAGCATCGACGCCAAGGACTCCGCGACGGACCGCGAGAGCGCCGAGGCGGAGGAGCCGCTGCCGAGCGATCTGCGGATGGCCCGTACCCTGTGGCCGGTCCTGCTGGCCTCCGCGGTCGGCCTGCTGCCGTTCACCATCTTCAGCACGTACCTGGTGCCGATCTCCGACGAGGCCGGCAGCAGCGTCGCCGCGATGGGCGGACTGCGTGGACTGGGTGGCCTGGCGGCCCTGTTGGTGGGCACCGCCCTCGCTCCCTTCATCGACCGGGTGCGCAAGGAATGGGCCGCTGCGGGCGGGCTCGCCGCTCTGGGCGTATCGGCGGCGCTGGGCGCGAGCGGCGACTTCATCCTGCTGGCGGTGTTCTGCCTGCTGGTCGGCGCCAGTACGTCCGTACTGAACCCGGCCCTCACCGCGGCGGCCGCTGACCGCTTCGGCACCGGCAAGGCGGCCGGCCGGGCGGCGACCCTGGTCACCGCGACGCAGTCGATGACCGCGATGCTCGCGGCACCGGTCGTGGCCCTGCCCGCCCTGCTCTGGGGCTGGGAGGGAGACCTCGTCGCCGTGACCGCGGCCTCACTCCTGCTCGCCGTGGTGTTCTACGTGCGGGGCAGGAACAAGGCCGCCGAGGACACCGCGAAAGAGGAGCGCCTGAGCTACCTCGCGTCGTTCAAGGCCCTGGGAGCCATGCCCGCAGTGGTGCCCCTGCTCCTCATCTCACTGCTCCGCACCGCGGTGTTCATGGGCTACCTCGCCTACCTGGCGGCCTACTACGACGAGCGCTTCGAACTCGACCCCGCGCTCTTCGCGTTCGTCTGGACCTTGAGCGGCGCGTCATTCTTCGTGAGCAACCTCCTCACGGGGCGGATCACGAACGCCGCCGAGCCCCGGATCAGCACCGAGCGCATGCTGGTCATCGGTCTGGTCGCGGCACTGGCTTCCGTTGTGGGCTTCTACTTCACGCACTGGCTTCCGCTCGCCCTCGTGCTGACGTCGCTGCACGCGGCCAGTCACGCGGTGGTGGCCGCGTGCGCCGTCAGCCTCCTCGTCCGGCGGTGCGGCTCGCTGCGTGGCTCGGCCTTGAGCCTCAACGCCGCGGGGCAGAGCCTCGGAGTGTTCGTGGGTGCGGCCCTGGGAGGCGCCGGCCTCGGTCTGGCCGGCTACCCGGGCGTCGCCATCGTCTTCGGTGCCCTCGTCGTCCTGGCGCTGGGGGCCGCCGTCCTGGTGCATCGCGCGGGCCAGGCGGACGAGGAAGAGACAAGCGGCGCGCCTGCTTCCGCGTAG
- a CDS encoding methyltransferase gives MGEQNHGRTTTISGIPISTDLWALHESLPHTLPADEILAVNKPKPELHTHRMYTYNGWSFELPPGVFMPGETSRMVHDRLLDGTIPVAGRSYAAMGVGLGVEAVAAGIREAREIYAIDVDPDSVKAVADHYARIVGERPGTAFHPLVSDLFDELPDSAKVDVITFNPPAVRETVSDDPTVVRNVCVGKDIAVRFFDQIVQRDLLADDGEVYLIVSNTADIRDIIKYAIESGFAPEVIHRQTWDTDNVQTYLFRMRRNMAA, from the coding sequence ATGGGTGAGCAGAACCACGGCCGTACCACGACCATTTCGGGCATTCCCATCAGCACGGACCTCTGGGCGCTCCACGAGAGCCTTCCGCACACGCTTCCGGCGGACGAGATCCTCGCCGTGAACAAGCCCAAGCCGGAGCTGCACACGCACCGGATGTACACGTACAACGGCTGGTCGTTCGAGCTGCCGCCCGGTGTCTTCATGCCGGGTGAGACGAGTCGGATGGTCCATGACCGGCTGCTCGACGGCACCATCCCGGTGGCCGGCAGGTCGTACGCGGCGATGGGCGTCGGTCTCGGCGTCGAGGCAGTGGCCGCCGGCATCAGGGAAGCCCGTGAGATCTACGCGATCGACGTTGACCCGGACAGTGTGAAGGCGGTTGCCGATCACTACGCCCGTATCGTCGGTGAGCGTCCGGGCACAGCCTTCCACCCGCTCGTGTCCGACCTGTTCGACGAACTCCCGGATTCCGCCAAGGTCGACGTCATCACCTTCAATCCACCGGCCGTTCGCGAGACGGTCAGCGACGACCCGACCGTGGTGCGGAACGTCTGCGTGGGGAAAGACATCGCGGTGCGGTTCTTCGACCAGATCGTGCAGCGCGATCTGCTCGCGGACGACGGCGAGGTCTACCTGATCGTCTCCAACACCGCGGACATCCGGGACATCATCAAGTACGCCATCGAGTCCGGATTCGCTCCCGAGGTGATCCACCGGCAGACCTGGGATACGGACAACGTGCAGACGTACCTGTTCAGGATGCGCCGGAACATGGCCGCCTGA
- a CDS encoding DUF364 domain-containing protein, producing the protein MSHPKPQTVAELTDAVLSGAYGPDPKDLSVTSAFWLYHTTRLAGSQVTYHNHYLVLRVGQSFGACSFEAGELAPDFCENASGYPLDTLLRNESDPVRIAALDAYLAQVRPHREAADAEPVTLPDGTPEVRARARDAAIAGLLDIEPGAKVALIGVVNPLVAAIRDRGGVCLPCDLNLRTTQWGEQVTDDMTEVLKEADAVVATGMTLSNGTFDLILEHCREQGVPLVVYAQTGSAVARAFLPAGVTALNAEPFPFSQFSADPTLMYRYRADKPVLADEEGA; encoded by the coding sequence ATGTCACACCCCAAGCCCCAGACAGTCGCCGAACTGACCGACGCCGTGCTGTCGGGAGCCTACGGCCCCGATCCCAAGGATCTGTCCGTCACCAGTGCGTTCTGGCTTTACCACACCACCCGGCTGGCCGGGAGTCAGGTCACCTACCACAATCACTACCTCGTGCTCCGCGTCGGCCAGTCCTTCGGTGCCTGTTCCTTCGAGGCCGGTGAACTCGCCCCGGACTTCTGCGAGAACGCCTCCGGCTACCCGCTGGACACGCTGTTGCGCAACGAGTCGGACCCGGTCCGTATCGCCGCCCTCGACGCCTACCTCGCCCAGGTGCGGCCGCACCGGGAGGCCGCGGACGCCGAGCCGGTCACGCTGCCCGACGGCACTCCGGAGGTACGTGCACGGGCCCGTGACGCCGCCATCGCCGGGCTTCTCGACATCGAGCCGGGCGCCAAGGTGGCGCTGATCGGAGTGGTGAATCCGCTGGTCGCGGCGATACGCGACCGGGGCGGCGTCTGCCTGCCCTGCGATCTGAACCTGCGCACCACCCAGTGGGGTGAGCAGGTCACCGACGACATGACCGAGGTGCTCAAGGAGGCCGATGCCGTCGTGGCCACCGGCATGACCCTGAGCAACGGCACGTTCGACCTCATCCTCGAGCACTGCCGGGAACAGGGCGTGCCGCTGGTCGTCTACGCGCAGACCGGCAGCGCCGTCGCCCGCGCGTTCCTGCCCGCCGGGGTCACCGCTCTGAACGCTGAGCCCTTCCCCTTCTCGCAGTTCAGCGCCGACCCGACGCTCATGTACCGCTACCGGGCCGACAAGCCGGTGCTCGCGGATGAGGAGGGTGCGTGA
- a CDS encoding kinase has product MKLTQKVGPRHRPLRQGPSGTGVGTAFGTFGELLQGVLPERDGDFLVTLPVARWTRATFRPDPGSTDLVVRPAQKQKALRLARMIVEEAEQTTGGLLTVNSVIPEGKGLASSSADLVATARAVGQALHLRMPASRIERLLARIEPTDGVLYRGIVAFHHRTVRLRAVLGSLPAMAVIGIDEGGAVDTVDFNRIPKPFTAADRQQYARLLDRLTVAIRSRDLAEVGRVATRSALMNQALRYKRSLEPMRDICREVGGLGVAVGHSGTTLGVLLDTADPAYTHRATAAAQACTELAGNVAVYRTLSFPNTLCTEPALPVPV; this is encoded by the coding sequence GTGAAGCTGACCCAGAAGGTCGGACCGCGACATCGTCCGCTGCGACAGGGGCCGTCCGGAACGGGAGTGGGGACCGCCTTCGGGACATTCGGCGAACTGCTTCAGGGGGTACTTCCCGAGAGGGACGGGGACTTCCTGGTCACGTTGCCCGTCGCCCGATGGACGAGGGCGACCTTCCGGCCGGATCCCGGCTCGACCGATCTGGTGGTCCGGCCGGCCCAGAAGCAGAAGGCACTGCGACTGGCTCGAATGATCGTTGAGGAGGCGGAGCAGACGACGGGAGGCTTGCTGACCGTCAACAGCGTGATCCCGGAAGGCAAGGGGCTGGCCAGTTCCTCGGCCGATCTGGTCGCGACCGCTCGGGCGGTGGGGCAGGCTCTGCACCTCAGGATGCCCGCCTCCCGGATCGAGCGGTTGCTGGCGCGGATCGAGCCGACCGATGGCGTGCTCTACCGGGGCATCGTCGCCTTCCACCACCGCACCGTGCGCCTGCGCGCGGTCCTCGGATCCCTGCCGGCCATGGCCGTGATCGGAATCGACGAGGGCGGAGCCGTCGACACGGTCGACTTCAACCGCATCCCCAAGCCGTTCACGGCCGCCGACCGGCAGCAGTACGCGCGCCTGCTGGACCGGCTCACCGTCGCCATACGCTCCCGTGACCTCGCCGAGGTGGGCAGGGTCGCCACCCGGAGTGCACTGATGAACCAGGCGCTCCGGTACAAGCGGTCTCTGGAGCCCATGCGCGACATCTGCCGCGAGGTCGGCGGCCTGGGCGTCGCGGTGGGCCACAGTGGCACGACTCTGGGCGTGCTGCTGGACACCGCGGACCCCGCGTACACACACCGCGCCACCGCGGCTGCGCAGGCGTGCACGGAGCTGGCGGGAAACGTCGCGGTCTACCGGACCCTCAGCTTCCCGAACACCCTCTGTACCGAGCCCGCCCTTCCCGTTCCGGTGTGA